In the Afipia sp. GAS231 genome, CTTCGAAGCGCTGCACCTGGTCGCGGCGCACATTGCCATAGGCGTTGTTGTTGAAGATCAGCGTCACCACGCCGATCTTGAACTGCACGGCGGTCGCCAATTCCTGCACCGCGAACATGAAGCCGCCGTCGCCGGTTATCGCGACCACCGGCCGCTCCGGATTGGCGACCTTGGCGCCGAGCGCGGTAGGGAAGCCGGAGCCGAGCGTGCCCTGATAGCCCGAGGTGATGAAGGTGCGCGGCTGGTAGATCGGAAAGCCGTACCAGGAGGCGAAGCCGACCTGCGACAATTCGTCGGTGACGATCGCATTGGCCGGCAGCACTTCGCGCAGGATATTCAGATACGCCATCTGCGGCTGGATTTTTTGAATCTCCACATGCGAAGCAGCAGTCGCCTCACGGATCGCGGCGCGCCGGCCGCTGATCTTGCTGTAGCCAGCCTTCGTCACGGCGGCGGCGAGCTCGGCCGTGCCGGCCTTGGCATCGGCGATCACGGCGCAATCCGGCGTGTAGCGCCGCATCTCGACCGGATCGATGTCGATGCGGACAGATTTCAGGCCGTCGGGGCGATAGGGCCAGCGCGACATCGTCGGCAGTTCCAGCCGCGTGCCGATGCCGATCATCAGATCGGTGGTCGGCCACAGTTTGTAGGCTGCCGCCATGGTCAACCCGAGTTCATGGGCATTGGAAACGATGCCGCGACCGCTGCGGAACGCCACGACAGGTGCGTCGATCATTTCCGCCAGTTCGAGGATTTCCTCGGCCGCGTCAATGGCGCCGCTGCCGACAAAGATCATCGGCGCCTTGCTTCCCTTGACCAGCGCCGCGGCGGCCTTGATGCGATCGGGATCGGGCTTCGGCGCCGGAAACAGGTCGAACGGCGTTGCCGGGCCGACTTCCGCGCGCTGGGTGAACACGTCCCACGGCATTTCCAGCGACACCGGGCCGCGCCGCCCGGACAGCATCTCCTGGAACGCGCGCGACACCATCGCCGGCGCGACATCCGGATATTCGATTCTGTCGGCCCATTTCACAAACGTCTTCAGCGTTGCCAACTGGTCCGGCATTTCGTGCAGATGGCCGCGGCCCTTGCCGAGAAATTGCGTCGGCACCTGGCCGGTCAGGCACAGCACCGGCTCGTTCGCTCCGAACGCCGTCAACAGCGCGGCGCCGGCGTTGAGCACGCCGGGGCCGGGCACGACGCTGAACACGCCGGGCTTGCCGGTCGAGCGCGCGTACCCATAGGCCATGTAGCCGCAGGCCTGCTCATGCCGCGCGCCGATCACCTTGAGCTGCGCCTGATGGAAGGCGTCGAACAGGCCGTAGATCTGTGCGCCGGGCAGGCCGAACACGGTTTCGACGCCATGCGCGACGAGGCCATTGACGATTGCTTCGCCGCCGGAAGTTGAAGTCATTGTATTGTCCAATCGCTCACGGGAATTATCAGGTTTCGTCGACGACGCCGTTCTTCAGCACGCCGACGCCTTCGGCCTCGACCTCGATGACGTCGCCGGGCTTGAGGTAGCGCGGCGGGTCGAACCGCGCGCCGGCGCCGGTGGGTGTGCCCGTCACGATGACGTCGCCGGGCACCAGCGTGGTGAAGGTCGAGATGTAGCTGAGGAGATAGCGGAAGCCAAAAATCAAGCGACCGGTGCGGTCGTCCTGCCGGGTCTCGCCATTGACCTTGGTGGTCAGGTGAATGTCGGCGATCTGCGCCTCGTTGGTGTAGGGCACCAGCCACGGACCAAGGCTGCCGGTGGAGTCGAAATTCTTGCCCTGGGTGACGTTGAACTTGGCGTGCCGCACCCAGTCGCGGAGCGTGCCTTCGTTGCACAGCGTGATGGCGGCGATGTGATCCAGTGCGGCGCTTTCCTTGATGTGGCGGCCGGCCTTGCCGATCACGATCACCAGTTCGCCCTCGTAGTCGAGCTGCGACGACGCGCGCGGGCGGACCAGCGGCGTCTCGTGGCCGACAAACGAGCGCGGCGTGCGCATGAACATGCTCGGGTATCTCGGCGCGTCCTGGCCGTCCTTGTATTCGGCATTGCGGTCCGGGTAGTTGACGCCGATGCAGATGATCTTTTCCGGCACCGGGATCGGCGGCTGCCAGGTGATCGCGTCGAGGGAATAATCCGGCCCGCGCTTTTCGGCATCTTCGATCAACTTTGGCAGGGCATTGGCCGCGATCGCTTCGCGCAGGGTCGGATAGTCGCGGCTGAAATGGGCGGAAAGATCGACGATGCCGGCTTTGACGACAGCGCCGTATTTGGTCGACCCATTGACGGAGAAGGTGGCGAGACGATGTGAGGTCATGGGATGTCCAGTTAGCCCGGCTTCATGCCGCGTGCCTTGAGCGCGGCCGTGACGGTGGGAGTTGCCAGATACTCGATGAAGGCATAGGCGGCATCGTATTCCTTGACGTCGGCGGCGAGGGCCGCGATGAACACCAGTTCCTGTTGCAATTCGGCCGGGAACGGCCCCACGAGTTCGACGCTGGGTGCGATCAGGACGTTGGTCAGGAATACGCCGAGCTCGGCCTCGCCGTTGGCGACCGCTGGAGCAATCTGCGGCGGACCGGCCTGCGCCTTGGTCTTGGCCTTCATCTCGTCGGCAATGCCGAGGCGCTCGAACACTTTTGTTACATAGGCGCCGGCGGCACTCGCCGGCACCGACGCAATCGAAGACGCGGCGAGCAGGGTCTTCTTCAACGCATCCGGTGTAGAGATATCGGGTTTCGGCGCACCGGCGCGGATGGCGACGCCATAGCCGACATGCGCGAAGTCGATGGTCGGTAGCATGAAGCGGGCTTCGGGGACATCCTTGAAGACATCGACGGGAACGACAACGACATCGAACGGCGTGCCCGCGTTGATCCGCGTGACGATGTTGGGCGTGGAGTCGAAAAGGATCGAAAGCGTGTGGCCGGTGACCTTCTCGAAAGTCGGCGTGAGTTCGTTGAGCAGAGCCGTCAGCGAGCCGCCCGCGATCACTTTGAGTTCTGCAGCTTGCAACGGAGATATGAGCGCCATAGCGAGAATCCCCGAGAGTGCGACAGATAGTCGTTTCAGCAACAGTCTGGTCACGGCGCTTTTCCTTTGGTCAGACCCAGCCTAGTCCGCAATCGTGACATCGGCGACAAACGCCGGCTCGCGCACCGCCTGTCCCGTGAACGGCGAACCCTCTTCGAACCAGGAGCGCGGCGCGGGCGCGCCCCACAGTGTTTGACGGCGCGGGTCCTTCAGCGACCAGCGCAGCGGCTCGTGGTCGTGATCGCCTGTGAAGTAATCGCTGGTGTAGAGCTCGAGGCGGTGGCCGTCGGGATCCCTGACATAAAGAAAGAACGCGTTCGAAATGCCGTGGCGGCCGGGGCCACGCTCGATGTTCTTCAGAAAGCCGCTGGAGGCCATGACGTCGCAGAGATGCAGGATGTTCATCGCCGTCGGCACCCAATAGGCAAAGTGGTGCAGGCGAGGACCTTTTCCGTTGGTGATGGCGAAGTCGTGCACATTGCCCTTGCGGTGCATCCAGGCGGCGGCGATGCGCCCGTTCGGCCCGTCTTCCTCGCCGTACTCGGTCAAGCGGAAGCCGAGCCGCGCATAGAAGTCGACGGTGTTCTGCACTTCAGGCGAGAACACGTTGAAATGGTCGAGCCGCTGCGGGTGGCAGCCCTTGTAGAGGTCGTAGCGGCGCAACAGATGCGGGCGCTTTTCCATCGCGGCATAGAGTTCGAGCTGGAAGCCCAAGGGATCGGTGAACTGCAGCGTGCGGCCCTGGAACGGCTGCTCGGTGAAGGCGTAGGCGATGCCGTTCTCGGAGAAGAAGCTGGCGGCCTTGTCGAGATCGCCGTCGTTGCCGACCTTGAAGCCGAGGCGGTTGCAGGCCGCGACCGGCGCTTTCCGCAGCACCAGTGAGTGATGCTGATGTTCCTCGCTGCCGCGCAGGTAGACCGCGTTGTCGTCGCGATCCTCGACGTGGAGACCGACGGTGGTCTCGTAGAACGCCCGGCTCTTGTCCAGATCGACGACATCGAGTACGGCGTGGCTCGAGCGGATGATGTTGAAGGGGGGATCGAAGATGTGTGTCGGCACCGGCATAGGCGTTCCCTTGTTTGGCTTTCGTCATTCCGGGGCGATGCGAAGCATCGAACCCGGAATCTCGAGGTTCTCAGATGCGCAATTGCGCATCGTAGTTCGCTTCGCGCCCCGGAACGACGATGCGTTTACATTCCCAGTTTCTGAATCTTGTGCGTCCCGCGCGCCAGCGAGACGTGTTTGGTTTCCATGTAGAAGTCGAACGAGTAGTCGCCGCCGTCGCGGCCGATGCCTGATGATTTCATGCCGCCGAACGGCGTCGGCAGGTGGCGGACGTTTTCCGAGTTGAGCCAGATCATGCCGGCTTCCAGCGCGTCGGCGACGCGCAGCGCGCGGCCCATGTCGCCGGTCCAGACGTAACCGGTGAGGCCATACTGCACGCCATTGGCGATCTCGATCGCGTCGTTCTCGTCCTTGAACGGGATCACGGTCAGGAACGGGCCGAACACTTCCTCCTGCGCTACCCGCATGTTCGGATGTGCGCCGGTGACCAGCGTCGGCTCTACGTAGTGCCCGCCGCCGGGGCCGTCATGCGGTCGGCCGCCGACGGCGATGGTGGCGCCGTCCTGGCGGGCGATGTCGAAATAGCTGCAGACCTTGGCCAGATGCCGCTCGTGGATCAGCGGTCCGATTTCGGTGGCGGGATCCAGCGGATGCCCGACCTTCAGCGCCTTCACCCGTGCGGTGAGCTTTTCGATGAATTTGTCGGCGATGCCCTGCTGGACCAGCAACCGGCTGGACGAGGTGCAGCGCTCGCCGTTCAGCGAGTAGATCATGAAGACGACCGCATCGAGCGCGCGATCGAGATCGGCGTCGTCGAACACGATGACGGGATTCTTGCCGCCGAGCTCGAAATGCACCCGCTTCAGGGTCGGCGCGCCCTGCGCCATGATCGCCGAACCCGTCGAACTCTCGCCGACGAAGCCGATGGCCTTGATCGCGGGGTGCTCGGTCAAGGCCTTGCCGGCTTCCTCGCCGAAGCCGTGCACGGTATTGAGCACGCCATCGGGCAGGCCGGCCTGCTTGGCGAGCTTTGTCAGCAGGTCCGCGGTCACCGGCGACCATTCCGCCGGCTTGTGCACGACGGTGCAACCGGCCGCCAGCGCCGGGGCGATCTTCCAGGTCGACAGCATGAACGGCGTGTTCCACGGCGTGATGACGCCGACCGGGCCGATCGGCACCCGGGTCGAGATGTTCCAGTGCTCGTCGCTCGGCGTGCTGAGGCCGTCGCGCGCCTCGGCGCATTTGTCGGCGAAGAAGCGGAAATTCTCGGCGGCCCGGATCGCGGCCTTGGCCATGAAGCGGTGGGCCTGGCCGGTGTCGATGCATTCGAGCACGGCGATGTCGTCGGCATTGTCCTCGATCGCATCGGCGACGCGGTGCAGCAATTTCTTGCGCGCCGTCGCGGGCATGTCGCGCCACGACTTGAAGGCACGGCTGGCGGCGGTCGCGGCGCGGTCGATGTCCTCGGCGTTGCCGCGGGCGACGGTCGCCAGCGCGGAGGTGCCGTCGACCGGGGACTTGGTCTCGAAGGTCTGGCCAGAAACCGACGGCACGCTCTTGCCGTCGATCATGTGGTTGATGCCCTCGGCCGCCAATTTGACGAGCAGGGGGCCGACGCGGTCGCGGTTGGCCTTGAAGGCGTCCTTCGGTGTCACTTTATCCATGGGCGGTCTCCACTTTCAGAGCTTCGTGGATGTTGTTGCGTTTCCAGCTGGTTTCCTTGCCGTTGATCTGCATGTCGAACGACAGCGCGAACTTCGAGTTCGCAAACACCGGATCAAGATAGGCCGACAAGGCCTTGAAAATATGTTCGCCGGCCTTTTGCCTTGTAGCGAGGTCGCGGCCCTCGCCGAGCCGCAGCACCATGTCGAGAAAGCCGAAGTTGCTGCGGCCATCGGCGATCGCATAGTGCTCGCATCTGATGGCGCGGACGCGGATGCCGCCGAGCGGGAAGATCCCGGTCGCAACCGCTTCCTTGCGCACCAGTTCCACCACCGCGCCCATGTCGACGCGGCCGTCGAGATTGGCTGAATATTCAATCGTGAAGTGCGGCATGTTGGGGGTGCTCCCGCGATTGCTAAAGTGTCAGGCGAAGTAGCAGCTCACCGAGCCGTAGGCGCCGTAATCGGCCTGGATGGTGTCGCCCTTCTTGGTCTCGATCGGGCGGATGAACGATCCCGCCAGCACCACCTGGCCGGCCTCCAGCGCCAATCCATTGGGGGCGATCTTGTTGGCGAGCCAGGCCACGGCGGTCGCAGGATGATTGAGCACGCCGGCCGCCAGCCCGGTTTCTTCCAACTGGCCGTTGCGATAGCAGAGCGCGCCGATCCAGCGCAGGTCGGCATCCCCGGGGCGGATCGGGCGGCCGCCGAGCACGATGCCGGCATTGGCGGCGTTGTCGGCGATGGTATCGAAGATCTTTCGGGTGGCCTTGGTCTGCGGATCGACCCGCTCGACCCTGGTGTCGAGGATCTCCAGCGCGGGCACCACGAAGTCGGTGGCGTTGAGCACGTCGAATAGCGTGCAGTCGGGTCCGGACAGCCGCGACTTCATCACGAAGGCCAGTTCGGCCTCGACGCGGGTGGCGATGAAGCGTTCTGATGGCACCAGCCCGCCATCGGCAAAGAACATGTCGTCGAGCAGGATGCCGGAATCCGGCTCGCCGATATTGAGTGCGCTTTGCATCGCCTTCGAGGTCAGGCCGATCTTGTGGCCCTTGACGGTTCGGCCCTGGGCAATCTTCATGTCGACCCACGCCTTCTGAATGGCGTAGGAATCCTCGATCGTTATGCCGGGGTGTTCGAGCGAAATCTGGCGGATCTGGGTGCGGGTCTTCTCGGCATGGTCGAGTCGTTCGGCGGCGCTGCGGATTTGGTCTCTGGAAAGGGTCATGTGCGTCCGCCGTGCGTTCGGCAAAAAGGGGTGCTGGAATTTGATTAACATGTTAAGGGTATCCAGGCAAACCGATTTGATGCTTGCTGCACCGCAAAATTTTTTCTCTCTCGACCAACGGTTTGCGATGGTGGACGACTAGCAATGGCAGACAAGAAATTGCGGAACGGGTCGCGTTCGAATTCCACCGAAGCAGCGGAGAGCCGCCGCGCGCCGATGCGGGAATTCTCCAGGTCACTGCCGATGTCGTTGCTGCGCGCACGCGAAGCGGTGATGCGGCAGTTCCGGCCGTCGCTGCGCAACCATGGTCTGACCGAGCAGCAATGGCGGATCCTGCGCGCCTTGACCGCGGTGGAAACCATCGAGGTCACCGAACTCGCGCGTACCGCCTTCCTGTTGGGGCCGAGCCTGTCGCGAATCCTGCGCGACCTCGAAGCGCGGCACCTGATCGAGCGCCGTACCGCAAAGGACGATCTGCGCCGCGGCGTGGTGTCGATCTCGCCCAAGGGTTTGAAGTTGATCGAGGCGGTGGCGCCGAACTCCGAAGCGATCTACGCCGAAATCACCAATCGCTTTGGCGCCCGTAAGCTTGCCGAACTGCAGGACATGCTGAGCGTGCTGGAGCGTAGCTTAGCTGCGATGGAAGTCGCAGGTGAGGGCGGTGGCGAGGAAGAAGAGTAAAGACAAATTTGCATGATGCCGGGCCCCGGGATGCATAGCTTGCCCCGCTGCACTGTCTTTGAGCAGTAAAAGCCGCCACTACCGTAGAGAAACCAGGGAATAAGCCGGCCCGGGCGGCGTTCATCATCTTTGATGCTCGCATTGAGCGATGGATATCGGCTGTTAGTCGTACTCACCGCGATATCAATTTACTCGGGACGCGAGAATCCGTAAGTACGCATCCGGTTAGCGTCCGGTGAGGACTGCCAAAACCAAGAAAGGCCGACGACGAAGCCCGGCCTCAGGGAGGATTGGATGAAGCTTACGAGACGCGATTTCGCGGCCGGCATTGTTGCCGGTATTGCTGCACCCCACATTTTGACCAGCGCACGGGCGCAGGGCGCCACCATCAAGATCGGCATGTGCGCGCCGGTGACCGGCCCGGCCGCTGAATCCGGCGGATATGCCATCAAGGGCGCCAAACTCGCGCTCGAAGCCGTCAACAAGGCCGGCGGCGTTCTCGGCAAACAGCTCGAGCTGATCGTCGAGGACGACCAGACCACCAATCCCGGCATCGTGCTGGCGTTCTCCAAGCTGGCGGCCCAGTCCGACATCGTCGGCTTCCTCGGTTCGATCCGCTCGACCCAGGTTCACGCCATGGCGCCCGACGTCATCAAGCTCGGCAAGCCGGTCATGATCGGCGGTACCGATCCGAACCTGACCCATATGGGCAATCAGTGGCTGTTCCGTTTCCGCCCCAATGACAGCTATTCGGGCCGCGTGATCGCCGATTACGGCGTCAACACGCTGGGCAAGAAGAAGTGGGCCGTGCTGCATTCGACCGATGCGTTCGGCACCGCCGGCGGCAAGGCGCTGACGGCGGCCCTTGAAAAGCTCGGCGCACCCGCGGTTCTGGATCAGGGCTACGCCAACCAGAGCCAGGACTTCACCCCGGTCGTGCTCGCGATCAAGCAGTCCGGCGCCGAAATTCTCGGTTCCTACTTCACCTTCGAAAACGATCTCGGCATCTTTGCCCGGCAGTTGCGCCAGCTCGGCGTCAATATTCCCTGGGTCGGTTCGCCCTCGATCGTCAACATCACGGCGCTGAAGCTCGCCGGTCCCGCGCTGTACAACACCTATGGCGTGGCCGACTACGCCGAGGATTCCAGCGAGGGATCGAAGGCGTTCGGCAAGCTCTACCGCGACGCCGTCAAGGTCGCGCCCGACAACCAGAGCTCCTGGCCCTACGACGCAATCAACGTGCTCGCGGCCGCGATCAACAAGGCCGGCTCCACCGATGCGACCAAGATCCGCGAGGCGATCCTGGCCACCAAGAAGTTCCCGGGGGCCGAGGGCGAATACAATTTCGACCAGAACGGCGACGGGCTTCACGGCTACAACATCGTGAAGAACGAAAAGGGCAACATCGTCTTCGACAAGCACATCGAGTTCAACGATTGATGTGAGTTCGGCCTCTCCGGTTTCGCCGGGGAGGCCGAAGCTTTTTTGTCGAGCCTTTTTGTCGAACTGTTTCTCTCAACCGATCGCGTGTCATGGATCTCGTCCTACAACTGCTCTTTACCGGCATCGGCATCGGCGCCGTCTATGCGCTGGTCGCGCTAGGCATCGTCCTGATTTTCCGCGCCACCAACGTAGTGAATTTCGCGCAAGGCGAGTTCTCGATGGTCGCCGCCTATCTGATGGTGGTCGCCATCGAGTTCGGCGCGCCTTACTGGCTGGCGTTTCTGGCCGCGCTGGCCGGCATGGCGCTGCTCGGCGTGATCTTCAATCTCGGGGTTTACTACCCCTTGCGTCATCGATCCTTTCTCCCCGTCATCATCGCGACCATCGGCGCCTCGATCCTGCTCGCCAACTCCGTGCTTGCGATCTACGGCCCGCAGCCGCAGGTGCTGCCGGGCTGGTTCGAAACCCCCGGCATCCAGCTTGGGCCGGTTTATCTCGACAGCCAGTACCTGCTGATCATCGCAGTGACCGTCGCGCTCGTGTTCTTCAACTACTGGTTCTTCGAAAAGACCATGCTCGGCAAGAAATTGCAGGCGACGTCGCAGGACAAGGAGATGGCCTCGCTGCTCGGCATTTCCGTCTCGGCCATGATCATGATCACCTTCATCTATTCGGCCGTGCTCGGCGGCCTTGCCGGCGTCCTCGTGGCGCCCGTGCTGTTCGTCTCGATCCAGATGGGCTCGACGATTGCGCTGAAGGCTTTTGCCGCCACCATCATCGGCGGCTTCGGTGACGTCGCCGGCGCCATCATCGGCGGACTTTCGCTCGGCATTATCGAGACTTTCGGTGCGGCTTATATCTCCGTGCCCTACAAGGACGCCTTCGCGTTCCTGGCGCTGGTGCTGTTTTTGATCATCCGGCCGCAGGGCATCTTCGGCGAACGTGTCGCGGAGAAAGCATGAGCGCGCCTTCCGAAAATATGCCGATCGCCGCGTCGTTGCCGCGTTCAAAGCCGCTGCTGCTGCGTCACCTGCCGTATTTCATCGGCGCGGCGATCGCGGTGGCGCTTGCCGGCAACATCCAGTTCGACGGCTACGTCCACAACATCCTGATGCAGGCCACGACGTTTGCGATCGCGGTGTTCGGCCTCTCGGTCGTGCTCGGCCTGTGCGGGCAGATCAATCTCGCGCAGGCTGCGTTCTTCGGCTTCGGCGCCTACGCCGTCGGCATCGGAACGGCGGACTACCACATCAGCTACTGGCTCTGCCTGTTGGCGGGATGCCTGGTCGCGCTCGCGGCAGGCGCGGTATTGGGCATGTCGACGCTGCGGCTTGGCGGCCATTACCTCGCCATGGTGACGATCTCGTTCCAGCAGATCATCACACTGGTCATGATCAATGCGACCTGGCTCACCCACGGTCCGGACGGCGTTTCGCGGATCGGCCGGCCAGATCTGTTTCAGTCGGCGCAAGGTTATCTCGCGTTCTGCGTCGCGGTGCTGGCAATCGTCGGCTACGCGGTCTGGCACCTGTCGGATACGCGGCTCGGGCGGGCGATGCGCGCGGTGCGCGACAACGAACTTGCCGCCGGCGTCGTCGGCGTCGACGTGTTCCGCACCAAGGTTTCCGCCTTTGCATTGAGTGCCGTTCTGGGCGGGTTGGCCGGCGGTCTCTTCGCCGGCGGGTTTGCCTATGTCAGCCCGGACCAGTTCTCGTTCGCCGAGTCGGTGGTGTTCCTGACCATGTCCTTGCTCGGCGGCGTGGCATCGCCGATCGGTTCGGCCATCGGCACGGGTTTGCTGATCCTGATTCCGGAATGGCTGCGGTTCCTGAAAAGCATCCCCGGATTGTATCTCGCGATCTACGGGCTCGCCGTCATCCTGATCATCCGCTTCATGCCTGACGGTATCTGGGGCTTTTTCGCAACCGCCTTCGAGCGTTGGCGCGCGCAGACCAAGGCGCCGCCGGCAGCGGCGGCTTTGCAGCTCAAGCCCGCGAAGGTCGGCGGCGATATCGTGCTCGAAGTCACCGGGCTCTCGAAATATTTCGGCGGCCTCAAGGCGGTCGACGGTGTCGATATCCAGGTGAGGCGCGGCGGGGTTCACGCCCTGATCGGACCGAACGGTTCCGGCAAGACCACGACGCTCAACGTGCTGTCCGGCCTCTACAAGGCCACATCAGGCAAGATTTTGCTCGACGGCACCGACATCACGACGATGCCGCCGCATCAGCGCACGGCGGCGGGGCTGGGACGCACGTTCCAGAACATCCGGCTGTTCCGCTCGATGACGGCGCTGGAGAATGTCGAGATCGGCGCCGAGCGGCCCGGCAATACCATGATCGGGCAGGGCGGCGACGCAGCACTGACCGAACGGGCGATGGAGGCGTTGACCTTCGTCGGACTAGGTGCCCGCGCCAACCAGTTGATCTCGAGCTTCTCCTACGGCCATCAGCGGTTGATCGAGATCGCGCGCGCGCTGGCCGCCAATCCGACCCTGCTGCTGCTCGACGAGCCCGCCGCCGGTCTGAACTCGACCGAAAAGCTTGAACTGCACGAGCTGCTGAAACGGATCGCGGCGCAGGGGCTGACCATCCTGATCATCGATCACGACATGACGCTGGTCTCCGAAGCGGCACAGCACATCACCGTGCTCAATTTCGGACGCCGCATCGCGGACGGCGAATCCATGGCGGTGCTGCGCCATCCCGACGTCGTCTCCGCCTATCTCGGAACCGAATAATGGCGCTGCTCGAAATTCGCGATCTCGTTGTCCGCTACGGCGAAATCGAAGCGTTGCGCGGCATCTCCCTCAATGTCGACGAGGGGCAGGTAGTGACCTTGCTCGGCGCCAACGGCGCCGGCAAATCGACCACGCTGCGCGCCATTTCAGGTCTCGCCAAACCGGCAGCCGGCGACATCCTGTTCGACGGCAAATCGATCGCCGGCCTCGGGCCCGAAGCGATCGTCCGCATGGGCATTTCGCATGTGCCGGAAGGACGCCGGGTATTCCCGGGCCTGACGGTGAAGGAAAACATCATGCTCGGCGCGTCGAACCGCAGGGTCGCGACGTCGCAATTGTCGCGCGAAGCCGACGCGATGTTCGACCTGTTTCCGGACATCCGCTCGTTTGCCAACGCGCTGGGCTGGACCTTGTCCGGCGGCCAGTTGCAGATGGTCGCGGTCGCGCGTGGCCTGATGGCGAAGCCGCGCCTGCTGCTGCTGGACGAGCCCTCGCTGGGGCTGGCGCCCGTCATCGTGCAAGCGGTGTTCCGGATCATCTCGCAGATCAGGAAAGACACCACGGTGCTGCTGGTCGAGCAGAACGCGCGGATGGGGCTTTCGGTCGCCGACCACGGCTTCGTGCTGGAAACCGGCCGGATCGTGCTCGGCGGCAAGCCCGACGAATTGTGGGGCAATGAAGCCATCGCCGCTGCCTATCTCGGCGGGCACGGCAAGGTCAGCGCCTGAAGCGACGTCGATCAGGCGGCAATGCCGGGCGATATCGTGCGGAAAATGCGGGTCTGCGTGGCAGACGCTGCCCTTGCCTGACGATACCGGGGCGGCGATAGTGCGCCCCCGCATCCAGCGGCCGTCAGCTAGACCGGTCCGGCATCAAAAGAAACGACAGAGGAAACGCGATCCATGACTACCAACAACGTCAAGAAAGTATGGGCCTCGGGCAAGGCCGTGGTGAATGCCTGGCTCGCGATTCCGTCCGGCTTTTCGGCCGAAGTGATTGCGCAATGCGGCTTCGACAGCGTCACCGTCGATATGCAGCACGGCGTGCAGGATTACCTCTCGATGGTGCAGTGCTTCCAGGCGATGAACGGCCACCCGGTGACGCCGATGGTCCGCGTTCCCTGGAACGAGCCCGGCATCATCGGCAAGGTGCTCGACGGCGGCGCCTATGGCGTGATCTGCCCGATGATCAACACCAAGCAGGAAGCGGAAAACCTGGTCCAGTACGCCAAGTATCCGCCAAAGGGCACCCGCTCGAACGGCCCGATCCGCTCCGGCATGTACGGCTCGGCCGGCGCCTACCAGCAGACGGCCAACGACGAGATCGTGCTGCTGCCGATGATGGAGACCAAGACGGCGATCGAGAATATGGAATCGATCCTCGACGTCGAGGGCATCAACGGCGTTTACGTCGGCCCCTCCGACCTCGGCTTCTCCTACGGCCTGGTGCCGAAGCTCGATCGCGACGAGCCGGAAATTCTCAAGATCTACGAGAAGATCGTCAAGGAATGCGGCAAGCGCGGCCTGCATCCGGGCATCCACTGCTCGGGCGCCGAGGGCGCGGTGCGCGCGATCAACATGGGCTTCAAGCTCGTGACGCTGTCGAACGAGAGCGGCCTGATGCAGACCTACGCCAAGATGCAGGTCAACCAGACCCGCAAGGAATCGGCCGGCAAGGCGTAAGCGATAATCT is a window encoding:
- a CDS encoding fumarylacetoacetate hydrolase family protein; amino-acid sequence: MTSHRLATFSVNGSTKYGAVVKAGIVDLSAHFSRDYPTLREAIAANALPKLIEDAEKRGPDYSLDAITWQPPIPVPEKIICIGVNYPDRNAEYKDGQDAPRYPSMFMRTPRSFVGHETPLVRPRASSQLDYEGELVIVIGKAGRHIKESAALDHIAAITLCNEGTLRDWVRHAKFNVTQGKNFDSTGSLGPWLVPYTNEAQIADIHLTTKVNGETRQDDRTGRLIFGFRYLLSYISTFTTLVPGDVIVTGTPTGAGARFDPPRYLKPGDVIEVEAEGVGVLKNGVVDET
- the hpaE gene encoding 5-carboxymethyl-2-hydroxymuconate semialdehyde dehydrogenase, whose protein sequence is MDKVTPKDAFKANRDRVGPLLVKLAAEGINHMIDGKSVPSVSGQTFETKSPVDGTSALATVARGNAEDIDRAATAASRAFKSWRDMPATARKKLLHRVADAIEDNADDIAVLECIDTGQAHRFMAKAAIRAAENFRFFADKCAEARDGLSTPSDEHWNISTRVPIGPVGVITPWNTPFMLSTWKIAPALAAGCTVVHKPAEWSPVTADLLTKLAKQAGLPDGVLNTVHGFGEEAGKALTEHPAIKAIGFVGESSTGSAIMAQGAPTLKRVHFELGGKNPVIVFDDADLDRALDAVVFMIYSLNGERCTSSSRLLVQQGIADKFIEKLTARVKALKVGHPLDPATEIGPLIHERHLAKVCSYFDIARQDGATIAVGGRPHDGPGGGHYVEPTLVTGAHPNMRVAQEEVFGPFLTVIPFKDENDAIEIANGVQYGLTGYVWTGDMGRALRVADALEAGMIWLNSENVRHLPTPFGGMKSSGIGRDGGDYSFDFYMETKHVSLARGTHKIQKLGM
- a CDS encoding 5-carboxymethyl-2-hydroxymuconate Delta-isomerase, whose translation is MPHFTIEYSANLDGRVDMGAVVELVRKEAVATGIFPLGGIRVRAIRCEHYAIADGRSNFGFLDMVLRLGEGRDLATRQKAGEHIFKALSAYLDPVFANSKFALSFDMQINGKETSWKRNNIHEALKVETAHG
- the hpaD gene encoding 3,4-dihydroxyphenylacetate 2,3-dioxygenase; the encoded protein is MPVPTHIFDPPFNIIRSSHAVLDVVDLDKSRAFYETTVGLHVEDRDDNAVYLRGSEEHQHHSLVLRKAPVAACNRLGFKVGNDGDLDKAASFFSENGIAYAFTEQPFQGRTLQFTDPLGFQLELYAAMEKRPHLLRRYDLYKGCHPQRLDHFNVFSPEVQNTVDFYARLGFRLTEYGEEDGPNGRIAAAWMHRKGNVHDFAITNGKGPRLHHFAYWVPTAMNILHLCDVMASSGFLKNIERGPGRHGISNAFFLYVRDPDGHRLELYTSDYFTGDHDHEPLRWSLKDPRRQTLWGAPAPRSWFEEGSPFTGQAVREPAFVADVTIAD
- a CDS encoding thiamine pyrophosphate-dependent enzyme codes for the protein MTSTSGGEAIVNGLVAHGVETVFGLPGAQIYGLFDAFHQAQLKVIGARHEQACGYMAYGYARSTGKPGVFSVVPGPGVLNAGAALLTAFGANEPVLCLTGQVPTQFLGKGRGHLHEMPDQLATLKTFVKWADRIEYPDVAPAMVSRAFQEMLSGRRGPVSLEMPWDVFTQRAEVGPATPFDLFPAPKPDPDRIKAAAALVKGSKAPMIFVGSGAIDAAEEILELAEMIDAPVVAFRSGRGIVSNAHELGLTMAAAYKLWPTTDLMIGIGTRLELPTMSRWPYRPDGLKSVRIDIDPVEMRRYTPDCAVIADAKAGTAELAAAVTKAGYSKISGRRAAIREATAASHVEIQKIQPQMAYLNILREVLPANAIVTDELSQVGFASWYGFPIYQPRTFITSGYQGTLGSGFPTALGAKVANPERPVVAITGDGGFMFAVQELATAVQFKIGVVTLIFNNNAYGNVRRDQVQRFEGRVVASDLVNPDFVKLAESFGVGAARVTSPDHFRPALEKALADGGPYVIAIEVPTDSEVTPWEFIHPAKNN
- a CDS encoding substrate-binding domain-containing protein, translated to MALISPLQAAELKVIAGGSLTALLNELTPTFEKVTGHTLSILFDSTPNIVTRINAGTPFDVVVVPVDVFKDVPEARFMLPTIDFAHVGYGVAIRAGAPKPDISTPDALKKTLLAASSIASVPASAAGAYVTKVFERLGIADEMKAKTKAQAGPPQIAPAVANGEAELGVFLTNVLIAPSVELVGPFPAELQQELVFIAALAADVKEYDAAYAFIEYLATPTVTAALKARGMKPG